A stretch of Myxococcus guangdongensis DNA encodes these proteins:
- the tssE gene encoding type VI secretion system baseplate subunit TssE, translating into MGRGLLSRIEVGTGSAEREQDMTDSIAQHLRVLLNARKGGSATVPGFGVMDFTDLVHTFPTAIQTLQSAIRATVLEFEPRIQHVSVRHVPDVDPLLLRFEITAQPAGKGARGMLRFRTQMSPGGKVEVW; encoded by the coding sequence ATGGGACGCGGGTTGTTGTCGCGAATCGAGGTGGGGACGGGCTCGGCCGAGCGTGAGCAGGACATGACTGACTCCATTGCCCAACACCTGCGCGTGCTGCTCAACGCGCGCAAGGGCGGCTCGGCCACGGTACCGGGCTTTGGAGTCATGGACTTCACCGACCTGGTGCACACCTTCCCCACGGCCATCCAGACGCTCCAGTCGGCCATCCGCGCGACGGTGTTGGAGTTCGAGCCGCGCATCCAGCACGTGAGCGTGCGCCACGTCCCGGACGTGGACCCGCTGCTCTTGCGCTTCGAAATCACCGCGCAGCCCGCGGGCAAGGGCGCGCGGGGGATGCTCCGCTTCCGGACGCAGATGTCGCCGGGCGGCAAGGTCGAGGTCTGGTAA